A genome region from Carcharodon carcharias isolate sCarCar2 chromosome 17, sCarCar2.pri, whole genome shotgun sequence includes the following:
- the LOC121289755 gene encoding gamma-glutamyl hydrolase isoform X1 produces MAQTVLLLVLLLFGCSSFPRLHTLKINQRPIIGILAQETFDAGLLRYGKTYIAAPYVKYLESAGCRVVPVRLNLTNDEYEKIFYSINGIIFPGGSSDLKTSAFAKAAKKFYELALKAFDAGDYFPIWGTCLGLQLLSVLTAGKNLLTNTDSENIALALNLTNAAASSKMFQKFPPDVYQALCNEPLTGNFHSFSISVKAFLEDEKLSKFYSILSTNNDRKGVEFVSTMEGILYPFYGVQWHPEVNRFQWQRNLAFPHSPNAVKVSYFLSDFFVNEARKNFHHFKSLAEEEATLIYNYSPRYVPTSSYIQVYFF; encoded by the exons ATGGCTCAGACTgtgctgttgttggtgctgctcctgttcgGCTGCAGCTCTTTCCCCAGGCTTCACACTCTGAAAATCAACCAGAGACCCATTATCG GGATATTGGCCCAGGAAACATTTGATGCAGGTCTTCTTCGGTATGGGAAGACGTACATTGCTGCACCCTATGTCAAGTATCTGGAGTCGGCTGGCTGCAGAGTGGTACCAGTCAG GTTGAATCTGACAAATGACGAATATGAAAAGATTTTCTATTCAATCAATGG tATTATATTCCCTGGTGGATCATCTGATTTGAAGACATCAGCTTTTGCCAAGGCTGCAAAGAAATTTTATGAGCTTGCATTGAAG GCATTTGATGCTGGTGATTATTTTCCAATATGGGGAACCTGTCTGGGACTTCAGTTACTGTCTGTGCTTACTGCTGGGAAGAACCTGCTCACAAATACTGACTCGGAAAACATTGCTCTCGCACTAAATCTGACTAATG cTGCTGCCTCTAGTAAAATGtttcagaaatttcctccagatGTGTACCAAGCTTTATGCAATGAACCACTCACTGGGAACTTCCATAGCTTTTCTATTTCTGTGAAG GCGTTTCTGGAAGATGAGAAACTGAGTAAATTCTATTCAATCCTGTCCACCAATAATGACAGAAAGGGTGTGGAGTTTGTATCTACTATGGAAG GCATCCTATATCCTTTCTATGGGGTCCAGTGGCATCCAGAAGTCAATCGCTTTCAGTGGCAGCGGAATTTagctttcccacactctccgaaTGCTGTAAAAGTCTCCTATTTCCTGTCCGATTTTTTTGTAAATGAAG CCCGGAAGAACTTCCATCATTTCAAAAGCTTAGCGGAAGAGGAGGCAACTCTGATCTATAACTACAGTCCCCGCTATGTGCCTACATCCAGCTATATCCAGGTCTATTTTTTCTAA
- the LOC121289755 gene encoding gamma-glutamyl hydrolase isoform X3, producing the protein MAQTVLLLVLLLFGCSSFPRLHTLKINQRPIIGILAQETFDAGLLRYGKTYIAAPYVKYLESAGCRVVPVRLNLTNDEYEKIFYSINGIIFPGGSSDLKTSAFAKAAKKFYELALKAFDAGDYFPIWGTCLGLQLLSVLTAGKNLLTNTDSENIALALNLTNAAASSKMFQKFPPDVYQALCNEPLTGNFHSFSISVKAFLEDEKLSKFYSILSTNNDRKGVEFVSTMEARKNFHHFKSLAEEEATLIYNYSPRYVPTSSYIQVYFF; encoded by the exons ATGGCTCAGACTgtgctgttgttggtgctgctcctgttcgGCTGCAGCTCTTTCCCCAGGCTTCACACTCTGAAAATCAACCAGAGACCCATTATCG GGATATTGGCCCAGGAAACATTTGATGCAGGTCTTCTTCGGTATGGGAAGACGTACATTGCTGCACCCTATGTCAAGTATCTGGAGTCGGCTGGCTGCAGAGTGGTACCAGTCAG GTTGAATCTGACAAATGACGAATATGAAAAGATTTTCTATTCAATCAATGG tATTATATTCCCTGGTGGATCATCTGATTTGAAGACATCAGCTTTTGCCAAGGCTGCAAAGAAATTTTATGAGCTTGCATTGAAG GCATTTGATGCTGGTGATTATTTTCCAATATGGGGAACCTGTCTGGGACTTCAGTTACTGTCTGTGCTTACTGCTGGGAAGAACCTGCTCACAAATACTGACTCGGAAAACATTGCTCTCGCACTAAATCTGACTAATG cTGCTGCCTCTAGTAAAATGtttcagaaatttcctccagatGTGTACCAAGCTTTATGCAATGAACCACTCACTGGGAACTTCCATAGCTTTTCTATTTCTGTGAAG GCGTTTCTGGAAGATGAGAAACTGAGTAAATTCTATTCAATCCTGTCCACCAATAATGACAGAAAGGGTGTGGAGTTTGTATCTACTATGGAAG CCCGGAAGAACTTCCATCATTTCAAAAGCTTAGCGGAAGAGGAGGCAACTCTGATCTATAACTACAGTCCCCGCTATGTGCCTACATCCAGCTATATCCAGGTCTATTTTTTCTAA
- the LOC121289755 gene encoding gamma-glutamyl hydrolase isoform X2, whose product MAQTVLLLVLLLFGCSSFPRLHTLKINQRPIIGILAQETFDAGLLRYGKTYIAAPYVKYLESAGCRVVPVRLNLTNDEYEKIFYSINGIIFPGGSSDLKTSAFAKAAKKFYELALKAFDAGDYFPIWGTCLGLQLLSVLTAGKNLLTNTDSENIALALNLTNAAASSKMFQKFPPDVYQALCNEPLTGNFHSFSISVKAFLEDEKLSKFYSILSTNNDRKGVEFVSTMEGILYPFYGVQWHPEVNRFQWQRNLAFPHSPNAPGRTSIISKA is encoded by the exons ATGGCTCAGACTgtgctgttgttggtgctgctcctgttcgGCTGCAGCTCTTTCCCCAGGCTTCACACTCTGAAAATCAACCAGAGACCCATTATCG GGATATTGGCCCAGGAAACATTTGATGCAGGTCTTCTTCGGTATGGGAAGACGTACATTGCTGCACCCTATGTCAAGTATCTGGAGTCGGCTGGCTGCAGAGTGGTACCAGTCAG GTTGAATCTGACAAATGACGAATATGAAAAGATTTTCTATTCAATCAATGG tATTATATTCCCTGGTGGATCATCTGATTTGAAGACATCAGCTTTTGCCAAGGCTGCAAAGAAATTTTATGAGCTTGCATTGAAG GCATTTGATGCTGGTGATTATTTTCCAATATGGGGAACCTGTCTGGGACTTCAGTTACTGTCTGTGCTTACTGCTGGGAAGAACCTGCTCACAAATACTGACTCGGAAAACATTGCTCTCGCACTAAATCTGACTAATG cTGCTGCCTCTAGTAAAATGtttcagaaatttcctccagatGTGTACCAAGCTTTATGCAATGAACCACTCACTGGGAACTTCCATAGCTTTTCTATTTCTGTGAAG GCGTTTCTGGAAGATGAGAAACTGAGTAAATTCTATTCAATCCTGTCCACCAATAATGACAGAAAGGGTGTGGAGTTTGTATCTACTATGGAAG GCATCCTATATCCTTTCTATGGGGTCCAGTGGCATCCAGAAGTCAATCGCTTTCAGTGGCAGCGGAATTTagctttcccacactctccgaaTGCT CCCGGAAGAACTTCCATCATTTCAAAAGCTTAG
- the LOC121289754 gene encoding inositol 1,4,5-trisphosphate receptor-interacting protein-like, with the protein MPAVIGLFSVCLLVITGSLYHPRLLSDEVESEEVQSRMKEQEDKYKLEMERLQKEVDEKNNPEQEMKVKTFAKAENSTQIDWNTWNILLMVTILFLELWRQDTWPHTPQDSHSEEEEEGEKENEFPQRIYSNILNIPDKSVLDQFYNTCIQNVSQEPMQTCEFVESFVDNLLEACRNICQWDSELILEDCVGIGSQFEKWGCKTPSVYDILVPIFLQDGYSFKPEICCCDLPPDKQSYGRIVMVTPGSADLGCLCKSTELEGDVLCLIHSKRFEADVRANCLASIVCSEWYLDYKKVLKWFRVALAKSWNKVCHKYDFDLSFHNITGCCGLKVQYQSGRNIYIKAFPAVRLKDSDVYLVSSFPDYTKNTVPSTTYWHISCAVCEYRFLKIMAKSVPKNSCHLKCLQILTFLTEKLHSSPDQRNILGSYFFKTVLMHLLLSQPYSNWHECHLEHRLRDILKYLGKCLDEKRLYRFMIGNQTFPKQMGIPEMLLYAEPINLFRSFVTQRDSYGQALMEYQKILRDMGPLMMECIKDSTVS; encoded by the coding sequence ATGCCAGCAGTAATAGGGCTTTTCAGCGTGTGCCTCCTGGTGATCACGGGAAGTTTGTACCATCCCCGCCTCCTGAGTGATGAAGTTGAGAGTGAAGAGGTCCAGTCAAGGATGAAGGAGCAGGAGGACAAGTATAAGCTGGAGATGGAACGGCTCCAGAAAGAAGTGGATGAGAAGAATAATCCTGAGCAGGAAATGAAAGTCAAAACATTTGCAAAAGCAGAAAACTCAACacagatagattggaacacctGGAATATTCTCCTGATGGTCACAATTCTGTTCTTGGAACTGTGGAGACAGGACACGTGGCCACATACACCACAGGACTCTCAcagtgaggaagaggaggaaggggagaaggaAAACGAATTTCCTCAAAGAATTTATAGCAACATTTTGAATATTCCTGACAAATCTGTACTGGATCAATTTTATAATACATGTATTCAGAATGTAAGTCAAGAGCCAATGCAGACGTGTGAATTTGTAGAAAGTTTTGTGGACAACCTCTTGGAAGCCTGTAGGAATATTTGCCAATGGGATTCTGAGCTGATCCTTGAAGACTGTGTAGGCATTGGTAGTCAGTTTGAGAAATGGGGCTGTAAGACGCCCTCAGTGTATGATATTTTGGTTCCAATTTTTCTTCAAGATGGATATTCCTTTAAACCAGAGATCTGCTGTTGTGATCTCCCACCTGATAAGCAAAGTTACGGCCGGATTGTTATGGTAACACCAGGCAGTGCTGACTTGGGCTGCCTATGTAAAAGTACTGAACTTGAAGGAGATGTTCTTTGTCTTATTCACAGTAAAAGGTTTGAAGCTGATGTTCGTGCCAATTGCCTGGCTTCCATCGTGTGTTCTGAGTGGTATTTGGACTACAAGAAAGTACTGAAATGGTTCCGGGTTGCActagcaaaatcctggaacaaagTTTGTCATAAGTATGATTTTGATCTTTCCTTCCACAATATTACTGGTTGCTGTGGTTTAAAAGTCCAGTATCAGTCGGGACGAAACATCTACATTAAAGCCTTCCCTGCTGTGAGGCTGAAGGATTCAGACGTCTATCTCGTATCCAGCTTTCCTGATTACACCAAGAATACAGTGCCGTCCACCACCTACTGGCACATATCCTGTGCTGTCTGCGAGTACAGATTTCTGAAAATCATGGCAAAAAGCGTTCCCAAAAACAGTTGTCACCTCAAGTGCCTTCAAATATTGACCTTTCTAACTGAAAAGCTCCATAGCTCTCCAGACCAGCGGAACATTCTTGGGTCCTACTTTTTTAAGACTGTCCTTATGCATCTGTTGTTAAGTCAGCCATATTCAAACTGGCATGAGTGTCACCTGGAACATAGGCTCAGAGACATTTTGAAGTATCTTGGAAAATGCTTGGATGAGAAACGGCTTTACCGATTTATGATTGGAAATCAGACTTTTCCAAAGCAAATGGGAATTCCAGAAATGCTTCTGTACGCAGAGCCCATAAACCTCTTCCGGTCCTTTGTAACACAGCGTGACTCTTACGGTCAGGCACTTATGGAATATCAGAAAATATTAAGAGACATGGGTCCTTTAATGATGGAATGCATTAAAGATAGTACAGTCAGCTGA